The nucleotide sequence ATGAGGACCGCCAGGGGTTTTACATTCGCTATTACAAGCCCTTCCCGGCGGTGGACAAGGCTTCCTGGCGTCTGGAGGTCGCCGGCCTGGTCGAGACATCCCGCTCTTTCACCCTCGAGGAACTGCTCGCCCTGCCGCGCACACGCCTTAACGCCCGCATGAAGTGCGTCGAGTGCTGGTCGGCGCGCGCCCTATGGGAGGGATTCCGGTATGAGGAGCTGGCGCGGCTGATAGGGCCTCAGCCGGCGGCCCAGTACCTGCACATCACCTGCGCCGACGACTATTGGGAGGTCATCTCCATCGAGGAGATGCGCCATCCCCGCGCCCTCTTTGTCACCCACATGAATGGCTCCCTTTTGCCCGACGAGTACGGTGCGCCGTTGCGGGTTTTGCTCCCCTGGAAATACGGCTATAAAAGCCCCAAGGCCATCACGCGCATCGAGTTCCGCCGAGAGGATGGGCGCGGC is from Anaerolineae bacterium and encodes:
- a CDS encoding molybdopterin-dependent oxidoreductase; this translates as MSAFSGRLSRRRLFQLGFLGAVAWAVQACGLSSPESRPAEEAPAPFPEAAASPTEALKILYNEDRQGFYIRYYKPFPAVDKASWRLEVAGLVETSRSFTLEELLALPRTRLNARMKCVECWSARALWEGFRYEELARLIGPQPAAQYLHITCADDYWEVISIEEMRHPRALFVTHMNGSLLPDEYGAPLRVLLPWKYGYKSPKAITRIEFRREDGRGYWPSVGPYTAEGDIRQGMDRPLDMGGGREARPIAGGEITEY